The segment GtgtgaaatttcaaaaaaagtagtaaaatacaaaacaaataaagactaataaggtaaaatatatattactaAATATATAACCAACTGATGGTCTTTGTGTTTGGGTCCTGCTAAACCGGACCGGACCTCTGAAATCCGGTCCGGCTCACCTGAAGGGGTTGGCGGGCAGGCTGATGTTCTGGAAGGGGTCGTTGGTGAGGATGTTGAAGGACAGAAAGGGCAGAGACATGAAGCAGGCGACCAGCCACGTCAGACACACGGCCAGGTACGAGTGTCCCGCCGCCGGGGACCAGCCGGTGGGGTGCAGGATCAGCTGGTGACGCTCCAGAGCGATCAGAACCAGAGAGAAGACGGAGACCGTCACCGACATGCACTGGACAAACGGAGTCACCTGGAGGACacggggacacagagacagggacacgCACGGGTGGAGACAGGGACACAGACACAAGTCCCCAAAACAGCGAGCATTACATTACAGGGCGCAGGTCAGGGGGCGGGGcttgacattttaacattagtTTCACTTTGATTGACCCGAAAtctatatctgtgtgtgtgtatgtgtgtgtgtgtgtgtgtgtgtttatatctgtgtgtgtgtgtgtgtgtttatatctgtgtgtgtgtgtgtgtgtgtgtgtgttcatatctgtgtgtgtgtgtgtttatatctgtgtgtgtgtgtgtgtttatatctgtgtgtgtgtgtttatatctgtgtgtgtgtgtgtttatatctgtgtgtgtgtatgtgtgtttatatctgtgtgtgtgtgtgtgtgtgtgtttatatctgtgtgtgtgtgtgtttatatctgtgtgtgtgtgtgtgtgtgtgtgtgtgtgtgtgcggtccCCTGACCTTGCACAGCGCCTCCCCGAGCACCCAGCGGTCCATCAGCGTGTAAATGACGGTCACGGGGAGACACACCACGCACATGAGGATGTCGGAGCACGACAGGTTGGCGATCAGGATGTTGGTGACGTTGCGTAGCTCCTGTTGCCGGGCGATGATGAACACCAGGCCCGCGTTGCCTAGCAACCCGATC is part of the Plectropomus leopardus isolate mb unplaced genomic scaffold, YSFRI_Pleo_2.0 unplaced_scaffold1351, whole genome shotgun sequence genome and harbors:
- the LOC121963980 gene encoding neuropeptide Y receptor type 1-like; the protein is MSNDSGLLAVWEASDWADAGRCPPSVGGATFLIVAYSAVIAIGLLGNAGLVFIIARQQELRNVTNILIANLSCSDILMCVVCLPVTVIYTLMDRWVLGEALCKVTPFVQCMSVTVSVFSLVLIALERHQLILHPTGWSPAAGHSYLAVCLTWLVACFMSLPFLSFNILTNDPFQNISLPANPFR